In a single window of the Penaeus monodon isolate SGIC_2016 chromosome 3, NSTDA_Pmon_1, whole genome shotgun sequence genome:
- the LOC119593982 gene encoding nuclear factor NF-kappa-B p105 subunit-like gives MVRGDRGGMSSPYSGESASPYSDHSAGVPSPPTVVTAYNRPYEAVHHDGAFIQILEQPQSKFRFRYKSEMVGTHGQLKADRSDKNKAVFPTVKLAKWNHGPAVIRLMLYTAEDNINQRKRHVHELSGKQCCKETGICEVVVDEKVDYTAVFQNLGIIHIAKRDTKDIILQRKKEELITHARLRKPHLSYEDIRRSITQSDNKRMEEEAEEEAKNMDLNKVVLRFQAFQYDKKIESYRPVTLPVDSDIVYNLKNATTGELKIVRMSACSAPCTGGTEIWLLVEKVRRNNVQIKFFELDENDREVWSGYGDFTDADVHHQYAIVFKTPRYRYTNLSTAVRVKVQLERPTDRDTSEPLDFTFMPDTLKRRRMLIENAQEEGKRHPSFPPAKRPANFNNYASEAIDLSYNMRNPRGQEDSMPTPDILELLVGGKDCSVSIFPNSNGLSPYTLELSNQSPQHTVPSPGHPSDSSTHELYSPIHPGSVGTPNTEFTTINNSLLQVPSPGHPVPNSPQYSVMSPGEHSVGSPQSQYQGSGNFGGGNMSQQYSQSQSPQYIQSPSPVMMVPSPSYQDNGTQILNQYLQQPQQQQQLQQQQQQQQQQQQFQQQQMQQFPKTQQMGSQVIQGAVDNWLTQQPNNIQLQQQPMQPQTLQPQNNVPEFDLPSCFNIVGGLGPDASLMDMLEVADDQLAFESGLIGNNDIKADYGGKMDSKKKQKDQPVSSGQDVDELTKMISNVQVDDSRGNRNPQTQVDQNPTQSVDVAFKVAISAAECLQAYAATGDISLLLATHRYLLAVQNNQGDTALHTAVSNKNIEAFNKILKACEKIRPQDLLNAQNFARETALHQAVRGNETIMVRRLVAMPGCDVSIVDAQGNTPVHCAAQMQSIQCLEALLTRPVNGVRSAVTQAINAYNYQGETPLHLAVINGNLDSVRMLIDAGAQVHHCERKRGANPLHLAVMHGHHEIARYLLDHTSVTIEAGLFDGNTALHLAAQQRDSEMCKILLRHNADPNAKNMLQKRKKLSESEEDEEEEEEISSRKVEEEDDDSEEEPDCYTPFDYAGNDAEILSILRGEAIQEEEEEQGAQAQEEVVGTKAGPLHSALDSGIDISVTDIQYSDGPGEEDSVGELSERVRERLASHLSGDTWRHLAQLLDLDYMVPCLAGEPSPASTLLHPDNMKSVSLEKLRECLTVLGLKECVAVLDQA, from the exons AGGTGGGATGAGTTCCCCATACAGTGGAGAGTCTGCTTCTCCGTACTCAGACCACTCAGCAGGAGTACCGTCTCCACCAACAGTAGTGACTGCCTACAATCGCCCATATGAAG CTGTTCACCACGATGGGGCATTCATTCAAATACTGGAGCAGCCACAGTCTAAATTCCGATTCCGCTACAAGAGTGAGATGGTGGGCACTCATGGTCAGCTAAAAGCGGATCGATCAGACAAAAATAAAGCTGTATTTCCTACAGTAAAG CTTGCAAAATGGAATCATGGACCAGCTGTAATTCGTCTGATGCTCTATACAGCAGAAGACAATATAAATCAGAGAAAACGGCATGTTCATGAACTGTCAGGAAAGCAGTGTTGCAAGGAGACGGGTATCTGTGAGGTTGTTGTCGATGAAAAAGTTGACTACACTGCTGT TTTCCAAAACCTTGGAATCATTCACATTGCAAAGAGGGACACGAAAGATATTATTctccaaaggaaaaaagaagagttgATAACCCATGCAAGACTTCGCAAGCCACATCTCTCATATGAAGACATTAGGAGGAGCATCACACAATCTGATAACAAGAGG ATGGAAGAAGAAGCTGAAGAAGAGGCAAAGAACATGGACCTTAACAAAGTGGTCTTGAGATTCCAGGCTTTTCAGTATGACAAGAAGATTGAGAGTTATCGTCCTGTTACATTACCAGTTGATTCTGATATTGTGTATAACCTAA AGAATGCCACAACTGGAGAGCTAAAGATTGTACGAATGTCAGCATGTTCAGCACCATGCACAGGAGGAACAGAAATTTGGTTGCTGGTCGAAAAAGTTAGGAGAA ATAATGTGCAGATTAAATTTTTTGAGTTGGATGAGAATGATCGGGAGGTATGGTCAGGGTATGGTGACTTCACTGATGCAGATGTCCACCATCAGTATGCCATTGTTTTCAA AACCcctagatatagatacacaaaccTTAGTACTGCAGTACGTGTGAAAGTACAGCTTGAAAGaccaacagacagagacacaagTGAACCACTGGACTTCACATTCATGCCTGACA CCTTGAAACGCAGAAGAATGCTAATTGAAAATGcacaagaagagggaaagagacatcCAAGTTTCCCCCCTGCAAAGAGACCAGCAAATTTCAACAATTATGCAAGTGAAGCTATAGATCTGAGTTACAACA TGAGAAATCCTCGTGGTCAGGAAGACTCAATGCCAACACCTGATATCTTGGAGCTGTTGGTGGGAGGTAAGGATTGTTCTGTTTCA ATTTTCCCAAACAGTAATGGGCTCTCACCATACACTTTAGAGTTGTCAAACCAATCACCGCAGCACACT GTTCCCTCACCTGGACATCCCTCTGACTCCAGCACCCATGAGCTTTATTCTCCCATCCATCCAGGCTCTGTAGGGACCCCTAACACTGAGTTTACCACCATCAATAACAGCCTTCTTCAG GTTCCTTCacctggccacccagtgcctaACTCCCCCCAGTACAGTGTGATGTCTCCAGGTGAGCACTCTGTTGGCTCACCACAGTCTCAGTACCAGGGCTCCGGCAATTTTGGAGGAGGAAATATGTCACAACAATATTCACAGTCCCAGTCACCACAGTACATTCAGTCTCCATCTCCAGTCATGATGGTACCTTCTCCATCATATCAGGATAATGGAACACAGATTTTAAATCAGTATCTGCAACAgcctcaacaacagcaacagctacagcagcagcaacaacaacagcaacagcaacagcaatttcAGCAGCAACAGATGCAGCAGTTCCCCAAGACGCAACAGATGGGTTCACAAGTG aTACAAGGTGCTGTAGATAATTGGTTAACACAGCAGCCAAACAATATTCAACTTCAGCAGCAGCCAATGCAACCACAAACACTACAGCCACAGAATAAT GTACCAGAGTTTGACCTGCCTAGCTGCTTCAATATTGTTGGTGGTCTGGGTCCTGATGCCAGCCTGATGGATATGTTAGAAGTTGCTGATGATCAGTTAGCCTTTGAATCTGGCTTGATAGGCAATAATGACATTAAAGCTGACTATGGAGGGAAAATGG AttcaaagaagaaacagaaggatcAGCCAGTTAGCTCAGGACAGGATGTGGATGAACTTACAAAAATGATCTCCAATGTTCAAGTAGATGATAGCCGAGGCAACAGGAACCCTCAAACCCAAGTGGATCAGAATCCCACTCAGAGTGTAGATGTGGCATTCAAGGTGGCAATAAGTGCTGCAGAGTGTCTGCAAGCTTATGCTGCAACTGGTGACATTTCCTTACTTTTAGCAACACATCGTTATCTCTTGGCAGTACAGAACAATCAAGGAGATAC TGCTCTACATACTGCTGTAAGCAACAAAAATATAGAAGCTTTCAACAAAATCCTCAAGGCTTGTGAGAAGATCAGGCCGCAGGATTTGTTAAATGCTCAGAACTTTGCAAGAGAG acGGCACTACATCAGGCAGTCCGTGGCAATGAGACCATTATGGTGAGGAGGCTTGTTGCTATGCCAGGCTGTGATGTAAGCATTGTTGATGCCCAAGGAAACACACCAGTCCACTGTGCTGCCCAGATGCAAAGTATTCAATGTCTGGAAGCTCTCCTAACGAGACCTGTAAATGGAGTCCGCTCAGCAGTAACACAGGCCATCAATGCATACAATTATCAGG GTGAAACCCCTCTACACTTGGCTGTAATTAATGGAAACCTAGACAGTGTGCGTATGCTTATTGATGCTGGAGCACAAGTTCATCATTGTGAGCGTAAAAGGGGAGCCAATCCATTGCATCTGGCTGTCATGCATGGTCATCATGAAATTGCCAGATATCTTCTTGATCAT ACAAGTGTAACTATTGAAGCTGGACTATTTGATGGTAATACAGCTCTCCATCTGGCTGCACAACAGAGAGACAGTGAAATGTGCAAGATATTATTAAGACATAAT GCTGATCCTAATGCCAAAAATATGctacaaaagcgaaaaaaattgtcagaatcagaggaggatgaagaggaggaggaagaaatctCTAGCaggaaagtggaagaagaggatgatgattcAGAAGAAGAGCCAGATTGTTACACGCCATTTGATTATGCTGGAAATGATGCAGAG ATCCTGTCAATCCTTCGAGGTGAAGCTattcaggaagaggaggaagaacaaggagCTCAAGCACAAGAAGAAGTCGTTGGAACCAAAGCTGGCCCACTACATTCTGCCCTTGACTCTGGCATTGACATCTCAGTAACTGACATACAGTATTCTGATGGCCCTGGAGAAGAGGACAG TGTGGGTGAGCTGAGTGAGCGTGTGCGAGAACGACTTGCCAGCCACCTGAGTGGAGATACGTGGCGCCACCTAGCTCAGCTCCTAGACTTGGATTACATGGTCCCTTGTTTAGCTGGGGAACCATCTCCAGCTTCAACTCTCCTCCACCCTGATAACATGAAG TCTGTGAGCTTAGAGAAGCTTCGAGAGTGCCTTACAGTTCTTGGCCTCAAGGAATGTGTTGCTGTGCTGGACCAGGCATAA